The following proteins are co-located in the Deinococcus sp. KNUC1210 genome:
- a CDS encoding ATP-binding protein, which yields MKALVDDLLTFSRLSAERTQKRTLSLAEPVQEAIERLRTAIAESGATIDAAELPTVVGDGPQLAQLFQNLIGNAVKFRRPGVAPRIQVQATRSDAHWHVSVHDNGIGMKPEYFDRIFVMFQRLHHRSEYQGTGLGLSICQKIVEQHGGRVWVESVEGEGSTFHFTLQAGAAADAEARPVRPIRLD from the coding sequence ATGAAGGCGCTGGTCGATGACCTGCTGACCTTTTCACGTCTGTCGGCAGAGCGCACCCAGAAGCGCACCCTCAGCCTGGCGGAACCTGTGCAGGAGGCCATCGAGCGCCTGCGTACCGCCATCGCGGAATCGGGCGCGACCATTGACGCCGCAGAGCTGCCGACGGTGGTGGGCGACGGACCGCAGCTCGCGCAGCTGTTTCAGAATCTGATCGGCAATGCCGTCAAATTCCGCCGCCCCGGTGTCGCGCCGCGTATTCAGGTGCAGGCCACCCGCAGCGACGCCCACTGGCATGTGAGCGTTCACGACAACGGCATCGGGATGAAGCCGGAATACTTTGACCGCATCTTCGTGATGTTCCAGCGCCTGCACCACCGCAGCGAATACCAGGGCACCGGCCTGGGCCTCTCGATCTGTCAGAAGATCGTGGAGCAACACGGCGGCAGGGTGTGGGTCGAGTCGGTAGAGGGCGAGGGCAGCACCTTCCATTTCACCTTGCAGGCGGGAGCAGCAGCAGACGCCGAGGCCCGCCCGGTCAGACCCATCCGGCTCGACTGA
- a CDS encoding NfeD family protein has translation MDWPSLSYLAPWHWWILGAALLILEVLTPGIFFVWLALAALVLGLIEVLLPLSVPLQLVLYAVLCVGSVWLGRRFLARLPRSAEADTLGQGAARLVGKRVVLTEAIQGGEGRARIGDGTWAVRGPDAPAGSRVVIVAAQGAVLTVQQLTEGSEPSYPAQRS, from the coding sequence ATGGACTGGCCGAGCCTGAGCTATCTGGCCCCCTGGCACTGGTGGATTCTGGGAGCCGCCCTGCTGATTCTCGAAGTGCTGACGCCCGGCATCTTCTTCGTGTGGCTGGCGCTGGCAGCCCTGGTGCTGGGCCTGATCGAAGTGCTGCTGCCGCTGAGCGTGCCGCTGCAACTCGTGCTGTACGCAGTCCTGTGCGTGGGCAGCGTGTGGCTGGGCCGCCGATTTCTGGCCCGACTGCCCCGCAGCGCCGAGGCCGACACGCTGGGTCAGGGCGCGGCACGGCTGGTGGGCAAGCGCGTGGTGCTGACCGAGGCGATTCAGGGCGGAGAGGGCCGGGCACGGATCGGTGACGGCACCTGGGCAGTGCGCGGCCCCGACGCTCCGGCAGGCAGCCGCGTCGTGATCGTGGCGGCCCAGGGCGCGGTACTGACCGTCCAGCAGCTGACGGAAGGATCAGAGCCATCCTACCCTGCTCAGCGTTCCTGA